One window of the Trifolium pratense cultivar HEN17-A07 linkage group LG2, ARS_RC_1.1, whole genome shotgun sequence genome contains the following:
- the LOC123903722 gene encoding uncharacterized protein LOC123903722, which produces MDLQTLIIINPIFMFTLRGLSQLARKFACHVILSYILYFLVAYGPCSVNAVQNSPDYDACASFEKSYHFDSSDTAISDSRLGHKFPAAHNSYKNVCPNSHLFCFPSLLDGFFRDEKITKEASTEESGSQYRSPLCEKLDQDSLQASNKSWSSDFGVFRLLSGGVISCSLNSKGGVNEVPSLQSEIDRKNDISSCGGSLHKLKSTHIRPKSSEVSFESNSLDGSVSPNIKIGPTVLDWGQKYLYSSSAAFLTVENTCNESTLHLYEPFSTDLQFYPCNFSEVSLSPGESVIIYFVFFPKFLGFSSASLILQTSYGGFVVEAKGYATESPFGIQPLSGVEISPGGRLSRNFSLFNPFDEPLYVDEITAWISFSLGDNNFIETEGSCSINDFHIFDTRPSPTIKDRLVVKSSQVGSPIVAIRPHRKWDIGPHSSENLFEMDITVGFEGKIFGAFCLHLLRSSQDTFDTIMVPIEAEVDTYSVSDTLGKFISVTLEGLATCDSGEIAITISLRNDASYILSFVKVLEVADVELFHMKYKEGLLLLPGTVTQVGIIYCSHHMHLDSPKVSDLQENCKLSILTNDSTSPLIVIPCEDILHICFEHHRLSSAGIEDKSKHIEARNMRAGYVHRSTELPPSVKVLETSVDELVLENWKSQGTMSGLSVLEDREILFPMIQVGSYVSRWITVKNPSQHPVTMQLILNSGELINECKGLHDLLNPSSSGNLVVDEGATPTKFGFSVPENALTEAYVHPYDRVTLGPVIFFPSDSCSWSGSALVRNNLSGVESIPLRGFGGSLSLVLLDERSEHVQSVDFNLKMLKPLNFSLPYSLLHTKEMTSVCSQPLVKELYAKNTGDLPLVVKSIRVSGRECGLDGFKILHCRGFALEPGESIKLTMSYQTDFSAAVMHRDLELALDTGIFLYPMKASFSHDMLSNCKKSVFWMRVKKTLSGFLLVASLLYFVFWFVSPQSTAMESLDFSPKSDNNLVHTTAMKSGGKTSLLYHSPRKSKLSVTNNINHLMESPCGSYSYGQGNQSEHGVSQHLMQTSESHCSSDTQVASSEHLKASESGHLVVKTGKEKGRRRKRKNLGAKLAALSEVSSSQSGNSTPSSPLSPVAFATSKYNWPLSSDVEQPLETHSSTTSVAARHSISNQGSVLKPASPQVSHSASRSTASTNITVQLPPTSPFHAGAPTPSLLSPECAGTSHARAPGSELDNQKDVRAQEAGLADEYEYDIWGEHFSLPHLLVSTKNVTTHMKPSPANNSSFDSFFVRGPQTLVTNSQEG; this is translated from the exons TTTCCAGCTGCTCACAACAGTTATAAAAATGTGTGTCCAAACAGTCATTTGTTTTGCTTTCCTTCGTTGTTGGATGGGTTTTTTCGTGACGAGAAAATTACAAAGGAAGCTTCTACAGAAGAATCTGGTAGTCAATACAGAAGTCCACTTTGTGAAAAATTAGATCAAGATAGCTTGCAGGCAAGTAACAAAAGCTGGTCATCTGACTTTGGTGTGTTTAGGCTACTTAGTGGAGGGGTTATCTCGTGTTCGCTGAATTCAAAAGGGGGAGTGAATGAGGTACCGTCTCTTCAATCTGAGATTGATCGTAAAAACGACATTTCCTCGTGTGGAGGCTCTTTACATAAGCTGAAGTCAACACATATTCGGCCAAAGAGCTCTGAGGTGTCGTTCGAATCAAATTCCTTGGATGGTTCTGTCTCCCCTAACATAAAGATCGGCCCTACTGTGTTGGATTGGggacaaaaatatttatattcttcTTCAGCAGCTTTTTTAACCGTGGAAAATACATGCAATGAGAGCACGTTGCACCTCTACGAACCGTTCAGCACAGATTTACAGTTCTACCCTTGTAACTTCAGCGAGGTTTCGCTAAGTCCTGGTGAATCGGTTATAATTTATTTCGTTTTCTTCCCTAAGTTTCTTGGCTTCTCATCAGCTAGCCTAATTTTGCAGACAAGTTATGGTGGATTTGTAGTAGAGGCTAAAGGATATGCTACCGAGTCTCCTTTTGGAATTCAGCCGTTATCTGGGGTGGAAATATCTCCTGGTGGAAGATTGAGCAGGAATTTTTCGTTGTTCAATCCCTTCGACGAACCGCTTTATGTGGATGAAATAACTGCTTGGATATCATTTTCTTTAGGAGATAATAATTTCATTGAAACTGAAGGAAGTTGTAGCATAAatgattttcatatttttgatACTCGTCCTTCCCCAACGATTAAAGATCGTTTGGTCGTGAAGAGTAGCCAAGTAGGTTCACCAATAGTAGCAATTAGGCCACATAGGAAGTGGGATATTGGTCCACATAGTTCTGAAAATCTCTTTGAGATGGATATTACAGTTGGATTCGAAGGAAAAATCTTCGGTGCTTTTTGTTTGCATTTGCTGAGGTCCTCACAGGACACATTTGATACTATTATGGTTCCTATTGAAGCTGAAGTTGATACTTATTCTGTCTCCGACACACTTGGTAAATTTATTTCAGTTACACTTGAGGGTCTTGCCACATGTGATAGTGGTGAAATTGCCATCACTATCTCTCTAAGGAACGACGCctcttatattttgagttttGTTAAAGTTCTAGAAGTTGCTGACGTGGAGCTTTTCCATATGAAGTACAAGGAAGGCTTATTGCTTCTCCCTGGAACCGTTACACAAGTTGGCATTATTTATTGTAGTCATCACATGCACTTGGATTCACCTAAAGTCTCCGACTTGCAAGAGAACTGCAAACTGTCGATTCTAACAAATGACTCAACTAGTCCCCTGATTGTGATTCCATGCGAGGACATATTACATATTTGTTTTGAACATCATAGGCTTTCATCTGCTGGAATAGAAGACAAGTCTAAACATATCGAAGCTCGCAATATGAGGGCAGGGTATGTCCACAGAAGCACAGAATTGCCACCAAGTGTCAAG GTTTTAGAGACATCAGTAGACGAGCTAGTTCTTGAAAACTGGAAGTCTCAAGGAACAATGAGTGGCCTGTCTGTACTTGAGGACCGAGAGATACTATTTCCAATGATTCAGGTCGGAAGTTATGTCTCTAGGTGGATCACTGTGAAGAATCCAAGCCAACATCCAGTCACAATGCAGCTTATCTTGAATTCAGGAGAACTAATTAACGAGTGTAAGGGACTACATGATTTATTAAACCCTTCTTCTTCTGGTAATTTGGTTGTCGATGAAGGTGCTACTCCAACGAAGTTTGGATTTTCAGTACCAGAGAATGCGCTGACCGAGGCTTATGTGCATCCCTATGATCGTGTAACTTTGGGGCCAGTTATTTTTTTCCCATCTGATAGTTGCAGCTGGAGTGGTTCAGCATTGGTAAGAAACAATCTTTCAGGTGTTGAGTCAATACCTTTACGGGGATTTGGAGGGTCGCTTTCTCTAGTTTTGCTTGATGAGCGCTCTGAGCATGTTCAGAGTGTAGATTTCAATCTTAAAATGCTGAAGCCGCTCAATTTTTCTCTTCCCTACTCTTTACTTCATACGAAAGAGATGACTTCTGTTTGTTCACAACCTTTAGTGAAAGAGTTATATGCCAAGAACACAGGAGACTTGCCGTTAGTGGTGAAAAGTATCCGAGTTTCTGGGAGAGAATGTGGGTTGGATGGCTTCAAGATTCTTCATTGTAGGGGTTTTGCTCTTGAACCTGGGGAATCAATCAAACTTACAATGTCCTACCAAACTGATTTTTCTGCAGCTGTGATGCATCGAGATCTTGAACTTGCATTGGATACTGGTATTTTCCTGTATCCGATGAAGGCAAGTTTCTCGCATGACATGTTAAGTAACTGCAAGAAGTCTGTGTTTTGGATGCGAGTTAAAAAAACTCTTTCTGGATTCCTTCTTGTTGCATCCTTactatattttgtattttggtTTGTATCCCCTCAAAGCACTGCAATGGAATCCTTGGATTTCTCTCCCAAGAGCGACAATAACTTGGTCCACACCACCGCCATGAAAAGTGGTGGAAAAACTTCTTTGCTATATCACAGCCCGAGAAAGAGTAAGCTATCTGTGACTAATAATATAAATCATTTAATGGAGTCCCCTTGTGGCAGTTATTCATATGGTCAAGGAAATCAATCTGAACATGGAGTATCTCAGCATCTGATGCAGACTTCTGAAAGCCATTGTTCGTCGGATACTCAAGTTGCGAGCTCTGAACACTTGAAAGCATCTGAGAGTGGTCATCTTGTGGTCAAAACTGGTAAAGAAAAAGGGAGAAGAAGAAAGAGGAAGAATCTCGGTGCGAAATTAGCAGCATTGTCTGAAGTTTCAAGTAGTCAAAGTGGGAATTCGACACCCTCATCTCCTTTATCACCAGTAGCTTTTGCTACGTCTAAATATAACTGGCCATTGTCTTCTGATGTGGAGCAACCGCTTGAGACTCATAGTTCAACAACATCAGTGGCTGCGCGACATTCTATAAGCAACCAAGGTTCTGTTTTGAAGCCTGCTTCTCCTCAAGTGTCACATTCAGCTTCAAGAAGCACTGCGAGTACTAATATAACTGTTCAGTTACCTCCTACTTCTCCGTTTCATGCAGGCGCTCCTACACCTTCGTTGTTGTCACCAGAATGTGCTGGTACTTCGCATGCTCGAGCTCCTGGATCAGAACTTGATAACCAAAAAGATGTTCGAGCTCAAGAGGCAGGACTAGCGGATGAGTATGAATATGATATTTGGGGCGAACATTTTTCTTTACCTCACTTGTTAGTTTCGACGAAAAATGTTACTACTCACATGAAGCCAAGTCCTGCGAACAACAGTAGTTTCGACAGCTTTTTTGTAAGGGGTCCTCAAACCCTTGTGACAAATTCTCAAGAAGGTTAa